CTGCAGGCGTTCTGTGCCGAACCGCTCGACAGCGAAAGATCCCATTACGCCGCCGTAGAACATTGCACGCTTGAAGGTCTCGCGGTCCAGCCTTTTCTGCGAGGCCACATATCCCATGAATCCCCCGGCAAAGGAGTCACCGGCACCCGTGGGGTCGCGAACTTCTTCCATCGGCAGCGCCGGCGCGCGAAAAGGATGACGTCCACCTCCGAATTCGCCTTCCTTGAAAAACACTGTGGCGCCATATTCACCATGCTTGATCACCAAGGCACGCGGGCCCATCCGCAGCACTTTCTGTACGGCGCGAGGAACGCTCGTCTCTGCTGCGAGGAGCTTTGCTTCGGTATCGTTAATCAACAAAACATCAACGCCCTTCAATGTCTCGAGCAAATTCTTGCGATGATTGGGATCGGTGATCCAGTAATTCATCGTGTCGCCACCGACAAGCTTCACCCGTCCGTCCATTTGGCGACGAACATTGCCCTGTAGAACAGGATCGATGTTGGCAAGAAAGAGATAGTCAGAATCAAGATACTCGGCTGGAACTTGCGGGTTGAAGCTTTGGAAAACGTTTAACTGCGTCTCCAGGGTTTTGGCTTCGTTGAGGTTCTCTCCGTACTCGCCGCGCCAAAAGAAACTCTTGCCTTCCGTATGCTCGATACCGCGTGTATCGACTTTGCGCGAACGCAATATGTCTTCGTCTTGTTTGCTGAAGTCTTCTCCCACTACGGCGACTATCCGCACTTGCGTGAAGTAGCTCGCTGCCAGCGAAAAGTATGTAGCGGCGCCTCCAAGACACCGATCTACCGAACCAGAGGGGCTTTTGATGCCGTCATACGCTACCGATCCAACAACGACAATCGACATCAGGCTCTCGCCTCCTGCGTCTTCAAATACTTGTCGAGCAGCAGGCTCAGCTTGCGACGGACTTCTGCAGGAATTTTCGACCTGTCCGTCAGGATCGCGTATTCGAGAGCCGACCCGCATTTGCAGCCGCGTGTTTTCGGGATATTCGCCACCGTGTATTTCACGACCTTGCACGCATTTTCAGCATTCTTATTCAGATAGGAGATCACTGTCTCGACTGTCACCGCGTCGTGTTCAGGATGCCAGCAGTCATAATCTGTGACCATTGCCACTGTGGCGTAACAGATCTCTGCTTCGCGGGCGAGCTTGGCTTCCTGAAGATTCGTCATACCAATCACGTCCATTCCCCAACTTCGGTAAAGATTCGATTCGGCGCGCGTCGAAAACTGTGGCCCCTCGATGCAGATATAGGTTCCACCACTCTTGCCGGTCACACCTGCCTTTTTGCATGCACTCGCAGCACTCTTCGCAACTTCCGCGCAGATCGGATCAGCAAGCGCCACGTGCGCAACCAGTCCTTCGCCGAAGAATGTCGATATACGTTGTCGCGTACGATCCACAAACTGATCCGGGATCACGAAATCCATCGGCTTATGTTCTTCTTTGAGCGAGCCGACAGCGGAGACCGAAATAATTCGCTCTACTCCGAGCTGTTTCATGCCGTAGATATTTGCACGAAAGTTCAACTCAGTAGGCATGATGCGATGGCCGCGTCCGTGGCGCGCGAGAAAGGCTACTCTACGACCTTCGAGTGTACCGAGTACGTATGCGTCCGATGGCGTTCCGAAAGGGGTTTCCAGTCTTTCTTCATGGACATCGGAGAGGCCAGGCATCGCATACAGTCCACTCCCTCCGATGATTCCTATTTCAGCTCTTTGCAATTGCACGACTCCGGTGAGGATGGTTGAAGTAAGAAAAATTATACAGAACTCAAGCACTCAGCTCGGTGTGCCGTACGAACTGGTATGCCGCATCGTGACGAGTCACTTCTCGTCAAAGGCACTAGTTCACAGGTCGCGACGAATTCTTGATTTTTTCGCTGATGCGGGCGGCGAGAATGCGTCCAACTGCGTCTTGAATGACGGCTGATGTTCGTAAAGGTGACATCAACGAGCGCATTTGCACCTGAACTAGCCTTGCGGGATTGGCGGACAGAACTTGTGCACGCAGCTTCGATCCGGTCGCAACGTCAAAGCCTTCGCTGACCAAAACACCGGCTCCTTCGACTCGCTGAATCCAGACCTCGCCTTCCTCAGTACTGAAAGCCCGAACACTTTTGGCATCACAACTCTCAGGCGGGACACACTTAACTTCCTTCACGTTAAGTGGAATCGCCTTGGCATAACGCCTCGGGAGATAATCGCCGTAGATCTTCGCAAACTGATCGGCCGCATCTTCCGTCTCCCACCGCGACAAATAGACCAACCCGATGCGCGCCGAACCTTTTAGCTTCGGGTCCTTTTTCCCGGCGGCGTAATAGACTCCACCCTTCCATGCTTCGGCCATCTTCGCGGCGGTCTCCTTGTCCGAGTATTGCTGAACGAGGATGCGAGTATCGAGTTGGCCGATAGATCCCTCGTCGTATTTCTCGTATGCGGAGCCGAGCTCGTTGCGGAGATCTGGCAATACTAGCCACCGCGCCGGAGCGGCTTTCAAGTAAGAGCCGACGTCGAGTATTTCGTGAGTATTCTGTGGCGGCCGGCGAAACGCGCCAGAAAACGCAGTGTCCTTTCCTTTTTCCAACAGAGCTGCCTCAAAGGCGAGTCCGTCCCCATAGGGGAACACGAGCGACTCGCGGATCATGAGCGGCGCCTTTTCAAGCAGTGGGAATCCACTGTTCCCGGTCATTGACGAGCGCATCATCGTTGCCACCTGAGGAGCGTCGGCTAGTGTGTGCCCAGTGCCTCGCAGCATGAAGTCGACCAGCGTGACCATTCCCTGCCCTTCTGCAACAGCGCTGCGGGCCGTCGCAGCCTCGTCCTCATCGAACGTGAACTCTTCCCTGTCGCTGCGCTTGGCGGCCTTCGGCGTCTCCCACGTCTTTAGATCGAAGTTCTGATCCTGGAGAGCGTGCGTGAGTTCGTGTGCAAGGACAGGCTTCTGGGAATCAGCCGAGAGCCAATCGAGCAGATACATACTCTTCGACTTCACGTCGTAATACCCGGCGACCTGCTCCTGCAGAAGTTGAATGAGGAACGCGTGCAAGTCGAAGTTGCGTGGCAATAGTCCGAACTTCTTAAGCACAATTTCCGAGCGTTCCAGACGCTTGGCATCTTCATCATCATTCAGCCGGTCATCAACATACTTCGCGACCTGCTCGCGACTTGCCAACTCGCCCTTGACCTTTTGCTTGATGGCGTAGCCGGTATCCTTGCTTAGCCACGTCAACGTCTCATCTATGGAGGCGAAGAGCTCTCGCGCTTCCTCAGGAGTAATCTTTCTCTCTGCGGGCGGGGAGGCTGGTTGTACCTGAATTCCGATATCGCCTTTTCCTTGTTGTCGGCTGGACGGAGAGGCCGTAGCCGGTTTCTTGTCCGGCGTATCGGTATGCTGGGCGATCAAGACTGCTTGTACTTGTTGGGCGGCAGCGTAATTAACGCCGACAAGAAACGGGCTGCAAAGCAACAGCAGCGGTGCACGACTCGCAGAAAGGCAAGAGCGAAGATAGGCGCCCTTCATCCGGGCTCGATTCAATCCGGTTACGACGAACATGAGGTTAGTTGGATAATATGGCAAAGAGCGCCCGCGTCGCCAGCGAAGCGGCCTGAGTTGTGTCGGTATGGCGGATAGCAGCGAACTTCGGCAACGAGCCGGCGAGTACTTCCGCCGAGCTTATGAGCACCAGCAAAAAGGAGAGTATGAGGAGGCCATTGAGCTTTACTCCAACTCGATTGAGGCCTTCCCTACCGCCGAGGCCTACACGTTTCGGGGATGGGCGCACTCATTCCAATCCAACTATCGGCAGGCGATAGCGGATTGCCGGCAAGCGATCAAGATCGACCCTGACTTCGGCAACCCGTATAACGACATCGGCGCATATCTGATCGAGCAAGGCCAATGGGATGCGGCCATTCCCTGGTTCCAAAAAGCTCTTGCTGCGGCTCGTTACGAATCCTACTGCTTTCCTCATTTCAATCTTGGCCGTGTTTACGAGCAGAAGCGCGAGTGGGGTAAAGCTCGAGAGCACTATCTCCGCGCTCTGCAGTTGAACGGGCAGTACGTTCTGGCATACCGCGCCCTGAGAAGACTCCAGGCGATGTGGAATTAGCCGGCTACTTTTTCGGCGATCCAGTCTCCACACTCGCGTGTTCCGAGTGTTCCGCCGACATCCTTGGTAGTTTTCTTCTGGCGCACGGCCGCGAGCACGGCATCATTAATTTTCCTGGCTTCAGGCGCAAATCCCAGATGATCGAGCATCATCGCTGCCGTTAGAATCGCGCCCATCGGATTCGCGATGTTCTTCCCGGCGAAAGGTGGTGCAGACCCATGCACGGGCTCAAACATCGATGTCTTACCGGGATGAATGTTCCCGCTGGCCGCCATGCCAAGGCCTCCCTGCAGCGCCGCCGCAAGATCTGTGATGATGTCGCCAAACATGTTGTTGGTTACGATGACATCGAATTGGCTGGGATCCCGAACCATGTGCATGCAGAGCGCATCCACGTACATGTGAGACGACTGTATATCGCGGTATTCCGCGGAGACTTCCTTGAACACTCGTTGCCAGAGGCCATGCCCGTAAGTCATCACATTTGACTTGTCCGCCATCAGAACTTTCTTGCGGCCGTTTCTGCGCGCGTAGTCGAAGGCATAGCGAATCACACGTTCCACACCCTTGCGCGTATTCACGTCTTCCTGGACTGCAACTTCATCTGGAGTTCCCTGCTTAAAGACCCCGCCAACATCTACGTAAGGACCTTCGGTGTTCTCGCGCACGACCACGAAATCGATCTGTGCTGCGGATGCGTTCTTTAGCGGGCAGAGGGAATCGTCCAGGCACTTAACGGGCCGAACGTTCGCGTACAGGTCCATTTTGAAACGCATGCCCAGAAGGATGTCCTTGGCGTGAATGTTGGAAGGCACGCGCGGATCTCCCAATGCGCCAACGAAGATCGCGTCGAAGTCGCGGGATAGCATGGCAAAGCCATCCGCGGGAATCGTTGTCCCGTCTCTTAGGTAGCGATCGGCAGACCAGTCGAACTCGACAAATTCAATCCTGGCTTTGCTCGCCTTAACCACACTCACGGCCTGCGCAATGACTTCCTTGCCGATGCCGTCACCAGGAACCACGGCGATGCGCTTGGTTGGTGTTTGGTTCACGATAGAAAACATAGCAGACCGCTATAATCAAGAGTTCGGCCATGTACAAGACTCCTCTCTATGAAGCGTTCCTTGCTGCCGGCGCGCGGATGGGCGAATACAGCGGCGTCGAGACCGCTGCAGCCTTCAAGGATGTTGCCGGCGAATTTCGTGAGCTGAACTCTGGCTGCGCTCTATACGACTTAGGATGGCGGTCTAAGGTCTCCATTACCGGCGAGGAGCGTGCGCGCTGGTTGAACGGGATGGTCACAAACAACGTCAAAGACCTGCCGCTCAATCGAGGGAACTACAGTTTCGTTTTGAATCCTCAGGGACGAATCCTCGGCGACCTGTACACCTATAATCGCGGCGATTCCCTGCTGATCGATACCGAACGCTCTCAGCTTGAGGGCTTGCTGAAGTTATTCGAGCACTACATCATCATGGATGATGTTGAGGTAGGCGATAAGAGCGACTCGCTGACTGCGATCGGAATCCAGGGGCCAACTACGGCCGAAGTCCTAAAACGAGCCGGAATTGATGACCTGGGACTCGAGCCGATGCAGGTTGCAGATCTCAGATTCGGCGGCGTTGGGCTGTCGCTTACGCGCATAGCAAGTCCGGAATTTCTCACCTATGAAATTTGGGCTTCGCCCGCGACCGTGCCACAGACATGGAACCTACTTCTCCGAGCCGGCGCCACCCCAGTCGGTACTGAGGCATTGGAGAAATTCCGTGTCATGATCGGATTTCCCAAGTACGGGACGGACATCCGCGAGCGCGATCTGCCGCAGGAAACCGATCAGGAGCACGCCCTCAATTTCACCAAAGGGTGTTACGTGGGACAGGAGATCGTCGAACGCATCCGCTCACGGGGGAATGTGCATCGCAAATTCCAGGGGTTTGTGCTCGAAGGTGAATTACCCGGACAAGGCACTAAGCTCCAGGCTGATGGGAAGGAAGTGGGCGAGCTGACGAGCATTAGTCGCATACCGACGAACAGTGGCGACCAGTCGGTGGCCCTGGGATATATCCGGCGCGAGGCGCTGGAACGCGGGGCAAAGATTACTTACCCGGGAGGAGAGGCTAGACCTTCCGAAGTTCCATTTTCAATAGCCTCTTAGGAACGTTATGGCAGAAAAGAAACCGGATTTTGTAGTTAGTGATCGCCGCAAGTTTACGGATGAGGGCGAACTTCGTACTGATGTTCGCGAAGAGGCCAACGCCCCACCACCCTCGTCGGTGCAGACAGGAACCATCGAGAGCGATCATCCGCCTGAGCCACCTTCGCGCGCAGAGCAAGAAGCGCAGCACAAGGAGTATCGCGCCTCAGGCAAAAAGCTCGACGATATGCTCGCGGCCGGCGGTCACGGCAAAGCAGAAGATTTTGAGATGACTTTCGAGCGCCTCGTACAGTCGCTGTACGTGAGTGCACTCTTCCAACTCGGCGTGATGCACCCCGAAGGCGAGGCCCCGCGGCCGGATGTTGTAGCCGCCCGGCAGACGATCGACACGCTCGGAGTATTAAAGGAGAAGACGAAGGGCAATCTCACCCCTGCGGAGGAGAATGTCCTGCAGAACGTCCTCTTCGAGCTGCGCATGGCGTTCCTGGAGATCACTAACGCAATTACGCGCGCTCCGGGTCCTGCAGCGAACAAACCCGTAGCGAAATGAAGGCGACGATTACCGTTTTGGGTAGCGGGACTTCGATGGGCGTACCCACCATCGGTTGCGACTGCCAGGTTTGCACTTCACACGATGCGCACGACCGGCGCACTCGACCCTCGATCCTGAT
This region of Terriglobales bacterium genomic DNA includes:
- a CDS encoding DUF1844 domain-containing protein produces the protein MAEKKPDFVVSDRRKFTDEGELRTDVREEANAPPPSSVQTGTIESDHPPEPPSRAEQEAQHKEYRASGKKLDDMLAAGGHGKAEDFEMTFERLVQSLYVSALFQLGVMHPEGEAPRPDVVAARQTIDTLGVLKEKTKGNLTPAEENVLQNVLFELRMAFLEITNAITRAPGPAANKPVAK
- a CDS encoding tetratricopeptide repeat protein; this translates as MADSSELRQRAGEYFRRAYEHQQKGEYEEAIELYSNSIEAFPTAEAYTFRGWAHSFQSNYRQAIADCRQAIKIDPDFGNPYNDIGAYLIEQGQWDAAIPWFQKALAAARYESYCFPHFNLGRVYEQKREWGKAREHYLRALQLNGQYVLAYRALRRLQAMWN
- a CDS encoding S-methyl-5'-thioadenosine phosphorylase, translated to MQRAEIGIIGGSGLYAMPGLSDVHEERLETPFGTPSDAYVLGTLEGRRVAFLARHGRGHRIMPTELNFRANIYGMKQLGVERIISVSAVGSLKEEHKPMDFVIPDQFVDRTRQRISTFFGEGLVAHVALADPICAEVAKSAASACKKAGVTGKSGGTYICIEGPQFSTRAESNLYRSWGMDVIGMTNLQEAKLAREAEICYATVAMVTDYDCWHPEHDAVTVETVISYLNKNAENACKVVKYTVANIPKTRGCKCGSALEYAILTDRSKIPAEVRRKLSLLLDKYLKTQEARA
- a CDS encoding PfkB family carbohydrate kinase, yielding MSIVVVGSVAYDGIKSPSGSVDRCLGGAATYFSLAASYFTQVRIVAVVGEDFSKQDEDILRSRKVDTRGIEHTEGKSFFWRGEYGENLNEAKTLETQLNVFQSFNPQVPAEYLDSDYLFLANIDPVLQGNVRRQMDGRVKLVGGDTMNYWITDPNHRKNLLETLKGVDVLLINDTEAKLLAAETSVPRAVQKVLRMGPRALVIKHGEYGATVFFKEGEFGGGRHPFRAPALPMEEVRDPTGAGDSFAGGFMGYVASQKRLDRETFKRAMFYGGVMGSFAVERFGTERLQSLTREEIDARYQVFRELTHIG
- a CDS encoding 3-isopropylmalate dehydrogenase, encoding MFSIVNQTPTKRIAVVPGDGIGKEVIAQAVSVVKASKARIEFVEFDWSADRYLRDGTTIPADGFAMLSRDFDAIFVGALGDPRVPSNIHAKDILLGMRFKMDLYANVRPVKCLDDSLCPLKNASAAQIDFVVVRENTEGPYVDVGGVFKQGTPDEVAVQEDVNTRKGVERVIRYAFDYARRNGRKKVLMADKSNVMTYGHGLWQRVFKEVSAEYRDIQSSHMYVDALCMHMVRDPSQFDVIVTNNMFGDIITDLAAALQGGLGMAASGNIHPGKTSMFEPVHGSAPPFAGKNIANPMGAILTAAMMLDHLGFAPEARKINDAVLAAVRQKKTTKDVGGTLGTRECGDWIAEKVAG